From one Pristis pectinata isolate sPriPec2 chromosome 12, sPriPec2.1.pri, whole genome shotgun sequence genomic stretch:
- the LOC127577018 gene encoding regulator of G-protein signaling 10-like: MFMSKAVSRLSRKRPPSEIHDNDVHASCSQPNTSGISKWAISLENLLEDPEGVKLFRDFLRREFSEENVLFWLACEEFKKIQDEKLLHGKAQQIYKTFLCSKAATQVNVEGQSRLTESMLAQPHPFMFQKLQEQIFTLMKYDSYNRFLKSDLCQQIKQQEESEKNSPEINESVPKRASRIYNR, from the exons AAATACATGATAATGATGTGCATGCCAGTTGTAGCCAGCCGAATACATCAGGAATCTCAAAATGGGCCATTTCACTAGAGAATCTCCTTGAAGATCCGGAAGGAGTAAAACTTTTTAGG GATTTTCTAAGACGTGAATTTAGTGAAGAAAATGTTTTGTTCTGGTTAGCATGTGAAGAATTCAAGAAAATTCAAGATGAAAAGCTG CTTCATGGCAAGGCACAGCAGATCTATAAAACCTTTCTGTGCAGtaaagcagcaacacaggtaAATGTGGAGGGACAGTCTCGTCTCACTGAGAGTATGCTTGCGCAACCACATCCCTTCATGTTTCAGAAACTACAAGAGCAG ATATTTACTCTCATGAAGTATGACAGTTACAATCGTTTCCTGAAATCTGACTTATGCCAACAAATCAAGCAGCAAGAAGAAAGTGAAAAGAACTCTCCAGAGATAAATGAATCTGTCCCGAAAAGGGCATCCAGGATTTATAATAGATAG